In a single window of the Candidatus Hydrothermales bacterium genome:
- the hisC gene encoding histidinol-phosphate transaminase, whose translation MKEEISNLIKQNLIDLEPYQPGKPIEEVQREYGLKEVSKLASNENLYGVSPSAIKAMRKYLKEMNLYPDDSCYYLRKKIAEKHMVKEDEIIVGNGSVELLYYLGMAFLDENVSVMFNRGSFPMYKIVSKIFNAKIVEIPLNEKNLSCDPVKIADNLNSDTRMIFLANPNNPTGTSFSHQDLVYLLKKAKKDTLIVLDEAYTHFVESEDFPDAFELYKEFENLIIIRTFSKAYGLAGLRIGYLIARPKIINALYKVKIPFNVNRLAQYAALYALDDDTFVKTMRERILREKKFLYKNFDKMNIFYLKSDANFIFVRFEKDADMIYRELLKRGVITRPLPKSLFPNSLRITVGRRVDNIKLVKSLNEILRS comes from the coding sequence ATGAAGGAAGAAATTTCGAACTTAATAAAGCAAAATTTAATTGATTTAGAACCCTATCAGCCTGGAAAACCGATTGAAGAAGTGCAAAGAGAGTACGGATTAAAAGAGGTTAGTAAATTAGCTTCAAATGAGAATTTATACGGAGTTTCTCCTAGTGCTATAAAAGCAATGAGAAAATATCTCAAGGAGATGAATTTATATCCTGATGACTCCTGTTATTATTTAAGAAAAAAAATTGCTGAAAAACATATGGTGAAAGAAGATGAAATAATAGTAGGAAATGGCTCTGTTGAGCTTTTATATTACCTTGGAATGGCCTTTTTGGATGAAAATGTTTCTGTGATGTTTAATAGGGGCTCTTTTCCAATGTATAAGATTGTTTCAAAGATATTTAATGCAAAAATTGTTGAAATTCCATTAAATGAAAAAAACCTTTCATGTGATCCAGTTAAAATAGCAGATAATTTAAATAGTGATACAAGAATGATTTTTCTTGCAAACCCAAACAACCCTACTGGAACAAGTTTTTCTCATCAGGACCTTGTGTATCTTTTGAAGAAAGCAAAAAAAGATACTCTTATTGTACTAGATGAAGCTTACACTCATTTTGTAGAAAGTGAAGATTTCCCTGATGCCTTTGAGCTTTATAAGGAATTTGAAAATTTGATAATTATCAGAACTTTCTCCAAGGCATACGGTTTAGCTGGACTAAGGATAGGTTATCTTATAGCAAGACCCAAAATAATTAATGCCTTGTATAAAGTAAAGATTCCCTTTAATGTTAATAGGTTAGCTCAGTATGCTGCACTGTATGCCCTCGATGATGACACCTTCGTAAAGACTATGAGAGAGAGGATTTTGAGAGAGAAGAAATTTCTATATAAGAATTTTGATAAGATGAATATTTTTTACTTAAAATCAGATGCAAATTTTATATTTGTGAGGTTTGAAAAAGATGCAGATATGATTTATAGGGAGCTTTTAAAAAGAGGTGTAATAACAAGACCTTTACCTAAGTCTCTTTTTCCAAATTCACTCAGGATTACAGTTGGAAGAAGAGTCGATAATATAAAGCTTGTTAAATCTCTTAATGAAATTCTTAGAAGTTAA
- the nusB gene encoding transcription antitermination factor NusB: protein MKFLEVKLSKQTKARLIAINLLYRSELLGDDPLDLIKKEKGEETEIAKDYLEKFYKNLDVIDDLIKKNLKNWDFERILPFEKSVLRFGVGEILFYPDTPLKVIIGELLKITSIFVDEKAVKFINGILDKIGKTVRK from the coding sequence ATGAAATTCTTAGAAGTTAAGTTAAGTAAACAAACAAAGGCAAGACTAATTGCAATAAATTTACTTTATAGGAGCGAACTTTTAGGTGATGATCCCTTAGATTTGATTAAAAAAGAAAAGGGAGAAGAGACGGAAATTGCAAAAGATTATCTTGAAAAATTCTATAAAAATTTAGACGTAATCGATGATTTGATAAAAAAAAACTTAAAAAATTGGGATTTTGAAAGAATTTTACCATTTGAAAAATCAGTTCTTAGATTTGGAGTTGGAGAAATCCTTTTTTATCCAGATACTCCACTTAAAGTTATAATTGGAGAACTGTTGAAAATTACAAGTATTTTTGTTGATGAAAAGGCAGTAAAGTTTATAAATGGGATTCTTGATAAAATAGGTAAAACTGTAAGAAAATGA
- a CDS encoding metallophosphoesterase family protein — MRYLVLSDIHSNYEALDSVIKVANKEGYDEIICLGDIVGYGADPNLCADFIRENAKVTVLGNHDLALINPEERKNLNEFAFRAIEWTFKVIKLENKEFIKNLNFKEKVSEDLEIVHTAPSAPESFFYIFSLEEAIFEFQSIEKGIVFFGHTHVPSIYKRKKEGKFFKFGFKDIVYEKKNNYFIFKYRLEGDTDYLINPGSVGQPRDGDPRSSFMIYDSDKRELLFYRVFYDIDLARRKIIENGLPQFLGDRLLYGR; from the coding sequence ATGAGATACTTAGTTCTTTCTGATATACACTCAAATTATGAGGCGCTTGATAGTGTTATAAAAGTTGCAAATAAAGAAGGATATGATGAAATAATTTGTCTTGGAGATATTGTTGGATACGGTGCTGATCCTAATCTATGTGCGGATTTTATTAGAGAAAATGCAAAAGTCACTGTTTTAGGTAATCATGATTTAGCTCTTATAAATCCAGAGGAAAGAAAGAATCTAAATGAGTTTGCATTTAGAGCTATTGAGTGGACCTTTAAGGTTATAAAACTAGAAAATAAAGAATTTATAAAAAACCTGAATTTTAAAGAAAAAGTGAGTGAAGATTTAGAAATTGTACACACGGCACCGTCAGCTCCTGAGTCTTTTTTTTATATTTTTTCCCTTGAAGAAGCAATTTTTGAATTTCAAAGCATAGAAAAAGGTATTGTTTTTTTTGGCCATACTCATGTTCCCTCAATTTATAAGAGAAAAAAAGAAGGTAAATTTTTCAAATTCGGTTTTAAGGATATAGTTTATGAAAAAAAGAATAATTACTTTATTTTTAAATATAGGCTTGAGGGTGACACTGATTATCTTATCAATCCAGGTAGTGTTGGGCAACCTAGGGATGGAGATCCTCGATCCTCTTTTATGATTTATGATAGTGATAAAAGAGAATTACTATTTTATAGAGTTTTCTACGATATAGATCTTGCAAGGAGAAAAATTATAGAAAATGGCTTACCACAGTTTCTTGGTGATAGACTCCTATATGGGAGATGA
- a CDS encoding phosphatase PAP2 family protein, which produces MILLFFIILDNPFDMAIRDFFQRNRTPFLDKTFTIITKSADKEVFLVSEVILSNFFSEHEREDAKLLLFGVGLSSLSVLTLKVLFKRKRPSGELKSAFDYAFPSGHATGSFSFAYILSKRHKNLKFLLYSWAFLVGISRIYLDRHWTTDVLAGIVIGTFWGYLVMKNERKILDFKIK; this is translated from the coding sequence ATGATACTTCTTTTTTTTATTATTCTTGATAACCCTTTTGATATGGCTATAAGAGATTTCTTTCAGAGAAATAGAACCCCCTTTTTAGATAAAACTTTTACTATTATAACAAAAAGTGCAGACAAAGAAGTTTTCCTTGTAAGTGAGGTAATACTTTCTAATTTCTTTTCAGAGCATGAAAGAGAAGATGCGAAACTTTTACTGTTTGGTGTAGGTCTTTCATCTTTATCAGTTTTAACTTTGAAAGTTCTTTTTAAAAGAAAAAGGCCCTCAGGAGAATTAAAAAGTGCCTTTGACTATGCCTTTCCTTCCGGACATGCAACTGGTTCTTTTTCATTTGCTTATATTCTCTCAAAAAGACATAAAAATTTAAAATTTTTACTATACAGTTGGGCTTTTTTAGTCGGAATTTCAAGAATTTACTTAGATAGGCACTGGACAACAGACGTACTTGCCGGAATAGTTATTGGTACCTTTTGGGGTTATCTTGTAATGAAAAACGAAAGAAAAATTTTAGATTTTAAAATAAAATAA
- a CDS encoding HAMP domain-containing sensor histidine kinase: MDISMLLSFIKEISAEVDLERIKRFLEAFLRNFFKGYTSFDVFIGEKKEEIKPLFRDYVNEKEIISYFINIKDPIFEKIENISFYKFPYYESSYIFYFPFYHFGELFGFILIDFKDKLNDDSLFDLKVLSSFIGPIFLTSYLYKKRRESEKRLELSYDLILFSTRVYDEGRICDYIIKNIYENLSDIDSVCFYKLKGDFLIPYSFRGGENFEILNIEVSFPGEAVRKMKTTLRGSELSVLVPTRDFIHGVLYLKKKRGTFELEEVKTIEMIANTLSISVENANFIKELRERKEGLEEELKLLLENRIKEEKLAFVGKVAAGLVHELKNLISGILGLAELLELKIKDESIKEIIKTLRDEGNTMNYLLSSLLDISKPFRINLSWASLKNIVERSIYICKFFVKGKNIFFNINVPENVKILCDEVKFELTLVNLIKNSIEAIEESGEIKVNFRKNLDFILEIEDNGKGIEDKYIEKIFEPFFTTKEKGAGLGLSFVKKVIEAHGFSIKVSSIINRGTKFSIYIPQKFIEGSNP; encoded by the coding sequence ATGGATATTTCGATGCTTTTATCTTTTATAAAAGAAATTTCTGCAGAGGTAGATCTTGAAAGGATAAAAAGGTTTTTAGAAGCTTTTCTAAGAAATTTTTTTAAGGGATATACTTCTTTTGATGTCTTTATTGGTGAAAAAAAAGAAGAGATTAAGCCTCTGTTTAGAGATTATGTGAATGAAAAAGAAATTATAAGTTATTTTATTAACATTAAAGATCCGATTTTTGAAAAAATTGAGAATATTTCTTTTTACAAATTTCCATATTACGAATCTTCTTATATATTTTATTTCCCTTTTTACCATTTTGGTGAGCTTTTTGGATTTATTCTGATTGATTTTAAAGATAAGCTAAATGATGATTCTTTGTTTGATTTAAAAGTTCTTTCATCTTTTATAGGACCTATTTTTTTGACTTCTTATCTTTACAAAAAAAGAAGAGAATCTGAAAAAAGACTTGAGTTAAGTTATGATCTTATCCTTTTTTCTACTAGAGTTTATGATGAAGGAAGAATTTGTGATTATATAATAAAAAATATATACGAAAACCTGAGTGACATAGATTCAGTTTGTTTTTATAAGCTTAAGGGTGACTTTCTTATACCTTATTCTTTTAGAGGCGGAGAAAATTTTGAAATTTTAAATATTGAAGTTTCTTTTCCTGGAGAGGCTGTAAGAAAAATGAAAACCACTTTAAGAGGTTCTGAGCTGTCGGTACTTGTTCCTACTAGAGATTTTATTCATGGAGTTTTATACCTTAAAAAGAAAAGGGGAACTTTTGAATTAGAAGAAGTAAAAACTATAGAAATGATCGCAAATACACTCTCGATTTCTGTTGAGAATGCTAACTTTATAAAAGAATTAAGAGAGAGAAAGGAAGGCTTAGAAGAGGAGCTAAAGTTATTGCTTGAAAATAGAATAAAAGAGGAAAAACTTGCTTTTGTTGGAAAAGTTGCAGCAGGACTTGTTCATGAGCTTAAAAATTTGATTTCTGGTATTTTAGGACTTGCTGAACTTCTTGAGTTAAAAATAAAAGATGAAAGTATAAAAGAAATAATAAAGACTTTAAGGGATGAGGGTAACACAATGAATTATTTACTATCTTCTCTACTTGATATTTCTAAGCCCTTTAGAATTAATTTGAGTTGGGCTTCTCTTAAAAATATTGTGGAAAGATCAATTTATATCTGTAAGTTTTTTGTAAAAGGTAAGAATATTTTCTTTAATATAAATGTTCCAGAGAATGTTAAAATTTTGTGTGATGAGGTAAAATTTGAGCTTACACTTGTTAATTTAATAAAGAATTCGATAGAGGCAATAGAAGAAAGTGGAGAAATTAAAGTTAACTTTAGGAAAAATTTAGATTTTATTCTTGAAATAGAGGATAACGGGAAGGGGATAGAAGATAAATATATAGAGAAGATTTTCGAACCATTTTTTACGACAAAAGAAAAGGGAGCAGGCCTGGGTCTTTCCTTTGTTAAAAAGGTAATTGAAGCCCATGGATTTAGTATAAAGGTCTCAAGTATAATAAATAGGGGAACAAAATTTTCGATTTATATACCTCAAAAATTTATAGAGGGTTCAAATCCATAA
- a CDS encoding response regulator, which yields MKPEKRILIVEDEKLLGMALYEVLFSATGTFEIVLCETAEEGLNKIKEKKFDLVISDLKLPGEMNGMDLLKKVREKYPDTHLILMTAYGSEAVQEEAEKIGVEAYFEKPFKLKEFVSRVLNILGVEEKEG from the coding sequence ATGAAACCGGAAAAAAGAATATTGATTGTGGAGGATGAAAAGCTCTTAGGGATGGCCCTTTATGAAGTTTTATTTTCTGCTACAGGTACTTTTGAAATTGTTCTCTGTGAAACCGCTGAAGAGGGACTTAATAAAATAAAAGAAAAAAAATTTGATCTTGTTATTTCAGATTTAAAACTTCCCGGTGAAATGAACGGAATGGATCTTTTAAAAAAAGTAAGGGAGAAGTATCCTGATACTCATTTAATTTTAATGACAGCCTATGGCTCAGAAGCTGTACAAGAAGAGGCAGAAAAAATTGGAGTTGAAGCCTATTTTGAAAAACCATTTAAACTTAAGGAGTTTGTTTCAAGAGTATTAAATATTCTTGGAGTTGAAGAAAAGGAGGGATAA
- a CDS encoding DUF4388 domain-containing protein, with translation MALVGDLRDIRIEDILKFIKRLSKSGKLIIDGKYLKGEIFFAKGMIVAVKKMDGTMLRENLENDVLELLRQDEGTFTLEPTQEEVESVSFLDPDEIILKI, from the coding sequence ATGGCACTCGTTGGTGATTTAAGGGATATAAGAATTGAGGATATTTTAAAATTTATAAAAAGACTCTCAAAATCCGGAAAACTAATTATAGATGGTAAATATCTAAAAGGAGAGATTTTTTTTGCCAAGGGGATGATTGTTGCTGTAAAAAAAATGGACGGAACGATGTTAAGAGAAAATCTTGAAAACGATGTTCTTGAACTTTTAAGACAGGATGAAGGAACCTTTACACTTGAGCCTACCCAAGAAGAGGTTGAATCTGTTTCGTTTTTAGATCCAGATGAAATAATTTTAAAAATATAA
- a CDS encoding DUF488 domain-containing protein, protein MVYTIGHSNRKLTDFINLLKHYKIKNLIDIRRFPYSKKFEWFSKENLSKALKEEKISYYWLGEELGGFRNEGYETYMSKDSYKSGLKKIIDLSEVRTCIMCAEKLFFRCHRKFISRSLMELGFRVIHIIDKDKIYEMK, encoded by the coding sequence GTGGTTTATACAATTGGTCACTCAAACAGAAAATTAACAGATTTTATCAACCTATTAAAGCACTATAAAATTAAAAATCTTATTGATATAAGAAGATTTCCCTATTCTAAGAAATTTGAATGGTTTAGTAAAGAAAATCTTTCAAAGGCACTTAAAGAAGAAAAAATTTCATATTACTGGCTAGGAGAAGAACTCGGCGGATTTAGAAATGAGGGGTATGAGACTTATATGTCTAAGGATAGTTACAAATCTGGTCTTAAAAAAATTATTGATCTTTCAGAAGTGAGAACCTGTATAATGTGTGCTGAAAAGCTTTTTTTTAGATGTCATAGAAAATTTATTTCTAGGTCACTTATGGAGCTTGGTTTTAGAGTTATACATATCATAGATAAAGATAAGATTTATGAAATGAAATGA
- a CDS encoding pyruvate flavodoxin/ferredoxin oxidoreductase has protein sequence MKIFVSGGELIAKGAIDAGVRFFAGYPITPASVIYEPIMRELPKVGGVSVGASDEISAISYCIGASLMGIKSMTATSGPGFSLMIESISFALMSEIPVTIVLAQRLGPATGGATTNSQGDLLFAAFSNSGGYPIPIVSPSTIEESYEFTIHAVNISEALRTPTILLTEKEVTMTRKSVELSSLRRPEILDRKVYNGEDEFKTYNFVALEDVPLFSPVGGRYLTRYTGSAHDKKGDLKKDDPEVIEMLHHLKEKIIKNIDKFYFYEYVERNPDILLLSYGITSESVREVSEEESLSYLILKTLYPLKEENLKPIFERYKKIVVVEENIIGSLFILIRHLLGNKGYSLTKVGSLIAPWEIKRFISTL, from the coding sequence ATGAAAATCTTTGTAAGTGGGGGGGAACTTATTGCAAAGGGAGCCATTGATGCGGGTGTTAGGTTTTTTGCAGGATATCCCATAACACCCGCTTCCGTAATCTATGAACCAATTATGAGAGAACTTCCAAAAGTAGGCGGAGTTTCTGTTGGTGCCTCTGACGAGATTTCTGCAATTTCTTACTGTATCGGCGCCTCTCTTATGGGAATTAAATCAATGACAGCTACTTCTGGACCTGGATTCTCACTAATGATCGAGTCTATTTCTTTTGCTCTAATGTCTGAAATACCTGTAACAATTGTCTTAGCCCAGAGACTGGGACCAGCTACCGGTGGTGCTACAACAAACTCTCAGGGAGATCTCCTTTTTGCCGCCTTTTCTAACTCAGGAGGATATCCAATACCAATTGTCTCTCCATCTACTATTGAGGAAAGTTACGAATTTACAATCCATGCCGTAAACATTTCAGAAGCCTTAAGAACACCCACTATACTTTTAACCGAAAAGGAAGTCACTATGACGAGAAAAAGTGTTGAATTGAGTTCTCTAAGAAGGCCTGAAATTTTGGATAGAAAAGTATATAATGGTGAGGATGAATTTAAAACTTATAACTTTGTAGCCTTAGAAGATGTCCCACTATTTTCACCGGTAGGGGGCAGATACCTTACAAGATACACAGGTAGTGCACACGACAAAAAGGGAGACCTAAAAAAAGACGATCCTGAAGTTATCGAGATGCTTCATCATCTAAAGGAAAAAATAATAAAAAATATTGATAAATTTTACTTTTATGAGTATGTTGAAAGAAACCCCGATATTTTGCTCTTATCTTACGGTATAACTTCAGAAAGTGTAAGAGAAGTTTCAGAGGAAGAAAGTTTAAGCTATTTAATTTTAAAGACACTTTACCCTTTAAAGGAAGAGAATTTAAAACCAATATTTGAAAGGTATAAAAAGATAGTTGTGGTTGAAGAAAACATTATTGGTTCACTTTTTATTTTAATTAGGCACCTTCTTGGCAACAAGGGTTATTCTTTAACAAAAGTGGGGTCATTGATAGCCCCTTGGGAGATAAAAAGGTTTATAAGTACGTTATGA